Within the Solwaraspora sp. WMMA2056 genome, the region TCCGGCGGGCGATGGAGGATTTCGCCCACTCACCGGCTGATCTCGCCGCGTTGTCCGTTCTGCTGCGTCAGATCCGCACGTTGGTCCGGACATCTTCGGCGAGCTGACCACGACAGCCGCAGAGGCTGCATAATTTTGGCAGGGCAGGGCGAAGTCTTGCGGGCGGACCGGGCCGGGTCTGTCGGGTACGGCGGGCGGTGCCTGGCGCGGCGGTGCCGGTACGGCGGGCGGTGCCGGCGTGGGCCACCGCGCGGGGTCAGGAGGCAGGATGCTGGACAAGCGCCTCTACCACCACCTGGTCAGCTGGCTGGGGCAGTGGCCGGCCGGGCGGGCGTTGCAGGTGGTGGGTTCGCAACGCCGGGTCGAGCCCGCTTGGGACGGCCGACCCCGCCCGGTGGTCGGCGTCGGCGCCCCCGGCGGCGCGGTGCTGTCGGTACCGCCGGACAAGGTCGAGGCGGTGCGGGCGTTGGCCGACCTGCCGGTCAACGACCTGTTGGCGAAGTTGCCGGCGGCGGTCGGCTACGCGGGCTGGCAGGCCCACCGGGCGGTGTTCCGGTACTGCCTGGCACCGGCGCCGCTGCCGGACGCCGGCGACTGGATCGATCCCACCGACGACTCGCTGCCGCCGTGGCTGCGGCTGTTCCCCCAGGCGGTCCTGGTGGCCCGGGACGCCGACGGGACCTTCCTGGCCGGCGTCGGGATCAAGCGTCACGACGCCCACGGTCAGGAGATCGCCGTCGGTACCGCCCCGGCCGCGCGCGGTCGGGGCCTGGCCCGCCGACTGGTCGCCCAGGCGGCGCGGCGGGTGCTCGACGACGGGGCGGTTCCCACCTACCTGCACGACGCGACCAACGCCGCGTCAGCGAAGGTCGCCTCGGCGGCGGGATTCCGCGACCGGGGCTGGTCGGCGTACGGCATCTCCGCCGACTGACGCCCCGGCCACCGTCCCGGTGCTGGCTGGTGCCGCTGTCTTCTCCCGTCCGGGGGCGGTTCACCCGGTACGGGCGATGCCGGGCCACCCGTTCCTCGGCGACTCTGCCCGTGGGTGGAGGGAGCGGATCATGCCGCAGACAAGGCAGCGGGTACAGGCGAACCAGCCGGGGTCGGCGGGCGCGATGCCGGCCACGGCGGAGTTCTTCGACCGGCTCGGCCACAAGGAGAACGCGGCCCTGCTGCGTCAGATAACCGGCACCGTCCGTTTCGACCTGGCCCACGACGAGCAGGTGGACTACTGGTTGGTCACCCTCAACGACGGGGTCGCCACCCTGTCCCGTGAACACCGCGACGCCGAATGCGTGCTGCGCAC harbors:
- a CDS encoding GNAT family N-acetyltransferase; translated protein: MLDKRLYHHLVSWLGQWPAGRALQVVGSQRRVEPAWDGRPRPVVGVGAPGGAVLSVPPDKVEAVRALADLPVNDLLAKLPAAVGYAGWQAHRAVFRYCLAPAPLPDAGDWIDPTDDSLPPWLRLFPQAVLVARDADGTFLAGVGIKRHDAHGQEIAVGTAPAARGRGLARRLVAQAARRVLDDGAVPTYLHDATNAASAKVASAAGFRDRGWSAYGISAD
- a CDS encoding SCP2 sterol-binding domain-containing protein; protein product: MPQTRQRVQANQPGSAGAMPATAEFFDRLGHKENAALLRQITGTVRFDLAHDEQVDYWLVTLNDGVATLSREHRDAECVLRTDGVIFEAMARGEINPMAAMLRGQILVLGDLRLLILIERMMPGPPGAHDPRAYARRERTES